A part of Thermoflexus hugenholtzii JAD2 genomic DNA contains:
- a CDS encoding 2-oxoacid:acceptor oxidoreductase family protein yields MRVEIRIAGFGGQGVVLAGYILGKAFAVYEGLEAVMTQSYGPEARGGSSSSNVVVSDEPIDYPFVLEPDVLILLSQEAYTRFRPTAKPDALVIIEEDLVQPWPEDRPLGIPATRLAEELGRRIVANMVVLGFLAGVWGQVRPESVEKAIETTLAPRLVPLNRKAFAAGYEYARTRFPSFRGAVPLESPEERPR; encoded by the coding sequence ATGCGCGTGGAGATCCGGATCGCGGGCTTCGGCGGGCAGGGGGTGGTGTTGGCCGGCTACATCCTGGGCAAGGCCTTCGCCGTCTACGAAGGCCTGGAGGCGGTGATGACCCAATCCTACGGTCCGGAGGCCCGAGGGGGGTCCTCCAGCTCTAACGTGGTGGTCTCCGATGAGCCCATCGATTACCCCTTCGTGCTGGAGCCGGACGTCCTGATCCTGCTCTCCCAGGAGGCCTACACCCGGTTCCGCCCTACGGCCAAGCCGGACGCCCTTGTCATCATAGAGGAGGATCTCGTCCAGCCCTGGCCGGAGGATCGTCCGCTCGGGATTCCGGCGACCCGGCTGGCGGAGGAGCTGGGGCGGCGCATCGTCGCCAACATGGTCGTCCTGGGGTTCCTCGCCGGGGTCTGGGGACAGGTGCGGCCGGAATCGGTGGAGAAGGCCATCGAGACCACCCTGGCCCCCCGGCTGGTCCCCCTGAACCGGAAAGCCTTCGCCGCCGGCTATGAATACGCCCGGACGCGCTTCCCGTCCTTCCGTGGCGCAGTTCCCCTGGAATCCCCGGAGGAGCGGCCGCGATGA
- a CDS encoding FAD-dependent oxidoreductase, protein MSDSVLVIGGGIAGIQAALDLANAGARVVLVEREPTIGGKMAILDKNFPTLDCSICIEAPKMSEVGLHPNIELLTLAEVERVEGHAGDFEVTIRQRARFVTDQCTRCGECVNVCPVVLPNEFDVGMAARKAIYTPIPQSVPGAYVIDIENCLNDPPHYLPCHRCVQACQPGAIDFLMPRERRLVRRVGSIIVAVGYETIDPRLLREFGYGTHPDILTALEFERLLTSAGPTGGEILRPSNGEHPHNILFVLCVGSRDRRFFRHCSRICCMYSIKHAYQAIDHGIRDVTVLYMDIRAYGKGFDGFWERTREAGARFVRGRPARIAPNGDGRIQVIYEDTERGMRISEDYDMVVLATAVSPPDGLADLAQRLGIELDEDGFIRALEGVGGLVRTTRPGIYAAGCATGPKDIPDSVSEGSGAAALALSHLTRRHWPEPPQVEPITDIETPRVGVFVCHCGSNIAGVVDVERVVEFARTLPDVVYATHQMFSCAGNTQKEIEEAIRRERINRVVVAACSPRTHEAIFRGVLQRAGLNPYLLEMANIRNLDSWVHKADKEAATVKAMDMVWMAVEKARRLTPGEPSQLPLTQRALVIGGGIAGMTAAIALARQGFETHLVERSAELGGLLNQLDELSPSGLKARDLVEAKKRELLQSGVQVHLGKQIETIGGVVGNFQARLSDGTTLQVGAIVMATGAEPYRPTEFGYGSDPRVITNLELEAMLRRGAVEAERITFVGCVGSRQGNMGCSRYCCTSMIGQALRLRRMGKKVRILYREIRTYSRNAEELYEQAMREGVQFFRYDPDRPPQEAITFEDGHVIFYDHLSQAYLRLPTDLLVLAVGLRPAADGLAEQLRLSRSEDGFLMELHPKLGPAETATQGIYLAGTAQGPKDVREAIAQGLAAAAKAGALLARGVIEKEPLTARVDPEKCIGCMRCVKVCPFNAIEPTGPVKVGKVRIIEAACMGCGTCAAECPTDAILMPFFTKEQILAQIDAALAERPEEKCLVFTCNWCSYAGADLAGIEKRQYPPSSRIIRTMCSGRFEEDFIARAFEKGAGAVLITGCRLTETGSDCHYNYANRQTWKRFQYWQRKFARMGIEPERLQLRWISAAEGKEFAEKLREMDEVVRRYVRKLRGEAVPAPERAAQPAETAGGE, encoded by the coding sequence ATGAGCGATTCGGTCCTGGTCATCGGCGGGGGGATCGCAGGGATCCAGGCGGCGCTGGATCTGGCCAACGCCGGCGCGCGCGTGGTGCTGGTGGAGCGGGAGCCCACCATCGGGGGGAAGATGGCCATCCTGGACAAGAACTTCCCCACCCTGGACTGCTCCATCTGCATCGAGGCGCCCAAGATGTCTGAGGTCGGTCTCCACCCGAACATCGAGCTGCTCACCCTGGCCGAGGTGGAGCGGGTGGAGGGCCATGCGGGAGATTTCGAGGTAACCATCCGCCAGCGGGCTCGCTTTGTGACGGATCAGTGCACCCGCTGCGGCGAGTGCGTGAACGTCTGCCCGGTGGTCCTCCCCAACGAGTTCGATGTCGGGATGGCGGCCCGCAAGGCCATCTACACCCCTATCCCACAGTCGGTGCCCGGTGCTTATGTGATCGACATCGAGAACTGCCTGAACGATCCCCCCCATTACCTTCCGTGCCACCGGTGCGTGCAGGCCTGTCAGCCAGGGGCCATCGATTTCCTGATGCCCCGGGAGCGCCGCTTGGTGCGCCGCGTGGGGTCCATCATCGTGGCCGTGGGCTATGAGACGATCGACCCGCGGCTGCTGCGGGAGTTCGGATATGGCACCCATCCCGACATCCTGACGGCCCTGGAGTTCGAACGTCTGCTCACCTCCGCCGGCCCGACGGGAGGCGAGATCCTGCGCCCCTCCAACGGCGAACATCCCCACAACATCCTGTTTGTCCTGTGCGTCGGATCCCGGGACCGCCGGTTCTTCCGGCATTGCTCCCGCATCTGCTGCATGTATTCCATCAAACACGCCTACCAGGCCATCGACCATGGCATCCGGGACGTGACCGTCCTCTACATGGACATCCGGGCTTACGGGAAGGGTTTCGATGGCTTCTGGGAGCGGACCCGCGAGGCCGGTGCCCGCTTCGTCCGAGGGCGCCCGGCCCGGATCGCGCCCAACGGGGACGGCCGGATCCAGGTGATCTACGAGGACACGGAACGGGGGATGCGCATCTCAGAGGATTACGATATGGTCGTGCTGGCCACGGCGGTCTCCCCGCCCGACGGCCTGGCGGATCTGGCCCAGCGCCTGGGGATCGAGCTGGATGAGGACGGCTTCATCCGGGCCCTGGAGGGGGTGGGCGGTCTGGTGCGAACCACGCGGCCGGGGATCTACGCGGCGGGTTGCGCCACCGGGCCCAAGGACATCCCGGACAGCGTCTCGGAGGGGAGCGGGGCCGCCGCCCTCGCCCTGAGCCACCTCACCCGCCGCCACTGGCCGGAGCCCCCGCAGGTGGAACCGATTACGGACATCGAAACCCCTCGGGTGGGAGTCTTCGTCTGCCATTGCGGCAGCAACATCGCCGGGGTGGTCGATGTGGAGCGGGTGGTGGAGTTCGCCCGGACCCTTCCCGATGTGGTCTACGCCACCCATCAGATGTTCTCCTGCGCGGGGAACACCCAGAAGGAGATCGAGGAGGCCATCCGCCGGGAGCGGATCAACCGGGTGGTGGTGGCCGCCTGCTCCCCCCGCACCCACGAGGCGATCTTCCGCGGGGTGCTCCAGCGCGCGGGCCTGAACCCGTATCTCCTGGAGATGGCCAACATCCGCAACCTGGACTCCTGGGTGCATAAGGCGGATAAGGAGGCGGCCACCGTCAAGGCGATGGACATGGTCTGGATGGCGGTGGAGAAGGCCCGGCGTCTGACCCCTGGGGAGCCCTCCCAGCTGCCCCTCACCCAGCGGGCGCTGGTGATCGGCGGCGGGATCGCCGGGATGACGGCGGCCATCGCCCTGGCCCGCCAGGGCTTTGAGACCCACCTGGTGGAGCGGAGCGCTGAGCTAGGCGGCCTCCTGAATCAGCTGGACGAGCTCTCGCCCTCCGGCCTGAAGGCCCGCGACCTTGTCGAGGCGAAGAAGCGGGAGCTCCTCCAGAGCGGCGTCCAAGTGCATCTGGGGAAGCAGATCGAGACCATCGGCGGGGTGGTGGGCAATTTCCAGGCCCGCCTGAGCGACGGCACCACCCTCCAGGTGGGCGCCATCGTGATGGCCACAGGGGCGGAGCCCTATCGGCCCACGGAGTTCGGCTACGGAAGCGACCCGCGGGTCATCACCAACCTGGAGCTGGAGGCGATGCTCCGGCGCGGCGCCGTCGAAGCCGAGCGCATCACCTTCGTGGGCTGTGTGGGCTCGCGCCAGGGCAACATGGGCTGCTCCCGCTACTGCTGCACCTCGATGATCGGCCAGGCCCTGCGCCTGCGGCGGATGGGCAAGAAGGTGCGGATCCTTTATCGGGAGATCCGCACCTACAGCCGCAACGCCGAGGAGCTCTACGAGCAGGCCATGCGGGAGGGCGTTCAGTTCTTCCGCTACGATCCCGATCGGCCGCCCCAGGAGGCCATCACCTTCGAGGATGGCCATGTGATCTTCTACGACCATCTCTCGCAGGCGTATCTTCGCCTGCCCACGGATCTGCTGGTCCTGGCAGTGGGCCTGCGCCCGGCCGCTGACGGCCTGGCTGAGCAGCTCCGGCTCTCCCGCAGCGAGGATGGCTTCTTGATGGAACTCCATCCCAAGCTGGGCCCAGCGGAGACAGCCACCCAGGGCATCTACCTGGCGGGGACCGCGCAGGGGCCGAAGGATGTGCGGGAGGCCATCGCTCAGGGCCTGGCAGCAGCGGCCAAGGCCGGCGCCCTCCTCGCCCGCGGGGTCATCGAGAAGGAGCCCCTCACCGCCCGGGTGGACCCGGAGAAGTGCATCGGGTGCATGCGGTGTGTGAAGGTCTGTCCCTTCAACGCCATCGAGCCCACCGGTCCCGTGAAGGTGGGGAAGGTGCGCATCATCGAGGCAGCCTGCATGGGCTGCGGGACGTGCGCCGCGGAGTGCCCAACGGATGCCATCCTCATGCCCTTCTTCACCAAGGAGCAGATCCTGGCCCAGATCGACGCGGCCCTGGCCGAGCGGCCGGAGGAGAAGTGCCTGGTGTTCACCTGCAACTGGTGCTCCTACGCCGGGGCCGATCTGGCCGGCATCGAGAAACGCCAGTATCCGCCTTCCTCACGGATCATCCGGACGATGTGCTCAGGACGCTTTGAGGAAGATTTCATCGCCCGCGCCTTCGAGAAAGGAGCCGGGGCGGTGCTGATCACCGGCTGTCGGCTGACAGAGACCGGCTCGGATTGCCACTACAACTACGCCAACCGGCAGACCTGGAAGCGCTTCCAGTATTGGCAGCGGAAGTTCGCCCGCATGGGGATCGAGCCCGAGCGGCTGCAGCTGCGCTGGATCTCGGCGGCGGAGGGCAAGGAGTTCGCGGAGAAGCTCCGGGAGATGGACGAGGTCGTCCGCCGCTACGTCCGCAAGCTGCGCGGGGAAGCCGTCCCGGCCCCCGAGCGTGCGGCCCAGCCCGCTGAGACGGCAGGAGGCGAGTGA
- a CDS encoding 2-oxoacid:acceptor oxidoreductase subunit alpha → MTGRGVLTGVHFMHGDHACAEGAIAAGCRFFAGYPITPSTEIAERMAQRLPEVGGVFIQMEDEIASIMAVLGASAAGARAMTATSGPGFSLMMESVGLAAMLEIPCVIVDVQRGSPSTGLPTLPGQADVMQARWGSHGDYEIAAYAPWSPQEMFDLTVLAFNVADRFRIPVMVMADEVVGHMVERVVIPPEDQIPRWERKRPRYPAGNGFKPFLVEDEDLVPPMVHAGEGYRVHFTGLTHDERGYPDMSAETHHRLVTRLVEKVRRNAHQMIRYDTYALEDAKIVVISYGCTARSARRAVADARRMGIPAGLLRLISLWPFPAEVVRELAKQAEVFIVAEMNLGQMICEVERYVSQPVKGVFHAGGAMIPPDPILQAIREAAFHGARTGGGKASPG, encoded by the coding sequence ATGACGGGCCGGGGTGTGTTGACGGGCGTCCACTTCATGCATGGCGACCATGCCTGTGCCGAGGGGGCGATCGCCGCGGGGTGCCGCTTCTTCGCCGGGTATCCCATCACCCCCTCCACGGAGATCGCCGAGCGCATGGCCCAGCGCCTTCCGGAGGTGGGCGGGGTCTTCATCCAGATGGAGGACGAGATCGCCAGCATCATGGCGGTGCTCGGCGCCTCGGCGGCCGGCGCCCGGGCGATGACCGCCACCTCCGGCCCGGGCTTCAGCCTGATGATGGAGAGCGTGGGCCTGGCGGCCATGCTGGAGATCCCCTGTGTGATCGTGGATGTGCAGCGCGGCTCCCCCTCCACCGGGCTGCCCACGCTCCCCGGCCAGGCGGATGTGATGCAGGCCCGCTGGGGCTCCCACGGGGATTACGAGATCGCGGCCTATGCCCCATGGTCCCCTCAGGAGATGTTCGATCTCACGGTGCTGGCCTTCAACGTGGCCGATCGCTTCCGGATCCCGGTGATGGTGATGGCCGATGAGGTGGTCGGTCACATGGTCGAGCGCGTGGTGATCCCGCCCGAAGACCAGATCCCCCGCTGGGAGCGGAAGCGGCCCCGCTATCCCGCCGGCAACGGGTTCAAACCTTTCCTGGTGGAGGATGAGGACCTGGTCCCTCCTATGGTGCACGCCGGGGAGGGATATCGGGTGCACTTCACCGGGCTGACCCACGACGAGCGGGGCTACCCGGACATGTCCGCCGAGACGCATCACCGCCTGGTGACCCGACTGGTGGAGAAGGTGCGGCGGAACGCCCATCAGATGATCCGCTACGACACGTATGCGTTGGAGGACGCGAAGATCGTGGTCATCTCTTACGGGTGCACCGCCCGTTCGGCCCGGCGGGCGGTGGCGGACGCCCGCCGCATGGGGATCCCCGCCGGGCTGTTGCGGCTGATCTCCCTCTGGCCTTTCCCGGCCGAGGTGGTGCGGGAGCTGGCGAAGCAGGCGGAGGTCTTCATCGTGGCGGAGATGAACCTGGGCCAGATGATCTGCGAGGTCGAACGCTACGTCTCCCAGCCCGTGAAGGGGGTTTTCCACGCCGGCGGGGCGATGATCCCGCCGGATCCGATCCTGCAGGCCATTCGGGAGGCGGCCTTCCATGGCGCACGCACGGGTGGCGGAAAAGCATCCCCTGGATGA
- a CDS encoding 4Fe-4S dicluster domain-containing protein — protein sequence MRVYARQPLNLTQVRIPRGQVFLIPERCKGCQMCVEFCPQQVLRMSSRMNSRGYHYPEIAPGKENACVHCEFCMMVCPEFAIFTLEVDSA from the coding sequence ATGCGGGTCTACGCTCGGCAGCCGCTGAACCTGACCCAGGTTCGGATCCCACGGGGGCAGGTTTTCCTCATCCCGGAGCGCTGCAAGGGCTGTCAGATGTGTGTGGAGTTCTGTCCCCAGCAGGTGCTCCGCATGTCCAGCCGGATGAACTCGCGCGGTTACCATTACCCGGAGATCGCGCCCGGCAAAGAGAACGCCTGCGTCCATTGCGAGTTCTGCATGATGGTCTGCCCGGAGTTCGCCATCTTCACCCTTGAGGTGGACTCGGCATGA
- a CDS encoding thiamine pyrophosphate-dependent enzyme: protein MAHARVAEKHPLDDLIRRDRMPHIWCPGCGIGIVMRCYAQAILESGIPVERHVVVSGIGCTARVPGYMNLDSYHVTHGRPIPFAIGLKLMKPELMVTVFSGDGDLAAIGGNHLIHAARRNVDIKVICINNFNYGMTGGQVGPTTPLGAKTTTTPYGNPEHPFNLPYLLAASGAVFVSRWTALHVRQIKQDILYSFRKPGFTFIEVLAPCPVGFGRPNDIEDGVEEMQLYRRRSVLVYRVPEEVPWEALEVDLREERPIYVGRFVDREREVFRPVRR from the coding sequence ATGGCGCACGCACGGGTGGCGGAAAAGCATCCCCTGGATGATCTCATCCGCCGGGACCGCATGCCCCATATCTGGTGCCCGGGGTGCGGCATCGGCATCGTGATGCGCTGTTACGCCCAGGCGATCCTGGAGTCCGGCATCCCGGTGGAGCGCCATGTGGTGGTCTCGGGCATCGGCTGCACGGCGCGGGTGCCCGGCTACATGAACCTGGATTCGTATCACGTCACCCATGGGCGTCCCATCCCCTTCGCCATCGGCCTCAAGCTGATGAAGCCCGAGCTGATGGTCACGGTGTTCAGCGGGGATGGGGACCTGGCGGCCATCGGCGGGAACCACCTGATCCACGCCGCCCGACGCAATGTGGATATCAAGGTGATCTGTATTAACAACTTCAATTACGGCATGACAGGCGGTCAGGTCGGGCCCACCACGCCCCTGGGGGCGAAGACCACCACCACACCCTACGGCAACCCGGAACACCCCTTCAATCTCCCCTATCTTTTGGCGGCCTCGGGAGCGGTCTTCGTCTCGCGATGGACAGCCCTCCACGTCCGCCAGATCAAGCAGGACATCCTGTATTCCTTCCGCAAGCCCGGTTTTACCTTCATCGAGGTCCTGGCGCCGTGCCCGGTGGGCTTCGGGCGGCCCAACGACATCGAGGACGGCGTGGAGGAGATGCAGCTGTATCGCCGCCGCAGCGTCCTGGTCTACCGGGTGCCGGAGGAGGTGCCCTGGGAGGCCCTGGAGGTGGACCTGCGGGAGGAGCGCCCCATTTACGTGGGTCGGTTCGTGGATCGGGAGCGGGAGGTCTTCCGGCCGGTGCGCCGATGA